The Mucilaginibacter rubeus genomic interval GCTTCCTCAACGGTTTCTACATTAAAAATGAAAATACCACGCAGGGGCTGATTATCCAAAAACGGACCCGCAACAACCAGCTTACCTTCGGCCGCAAGCCTGCCAATATTTTTAAGATGCGCCATTTGCAGCTGCATATTAGCCGCCGAATCTTTCAGTTGGGTTGGCCCTTCTTTCAAAAATGCCATTACATATTTTTTCATGCCATAATCGTCGGCTCCCAGTTTTTTAGCCAGGGCGGCATCATAAACTGGCTTGGCGGCAGGGGAGCTTTGGGCTAAGCAGTTAAGGCTTAATGCTACGGAGGCAATGATGAGTAAAGCTTTTTTCATTGATTTATGATTTATACAACCAGAAATATTAATTGGTTAGCCTTTAGGTTTTTTTATTGGATTTTGCCTGTTGTCGAAAAAGGTGATCAGGATTATTTTATCTTCTTCAATTCTGTAAAATAGAGTATTGTGTTTGGTTATAACAAAGCCCCTTATTTGCTTTTCTTTATTTTCTAAAGTCCCCATCTCAGGGTAATTTGCTATGAGCTCAATTATTTTGTAGGTATTGATAACGAAATTCTTTGTAACACTTTCACCCCATTCCTGTTCTAAATATGCTATAATGGAATTGAATTTATCGCTGGCTTTGCGATTCCAGATTATTGTTTTAGCCATTTTTTATGCATCTGTTTTACTGCATCATGGGACAAAAGATTAGCATCGTCAAAGCTTTCGTCGTAGGCTATTAAGAGCTCCTGTTTTTCAGCTTCATTCAGGTTATTCCAAAGATGACCGGTTTGGTTAGCATTTAATTGCTGAATTAACTGATAATAACTTTTCAATAATTGCTCATCATCAATGGTATCTATCAAATGATGAAAATCTTCCTTAATATTCATTGCCTTCCTTTTATAATGTCAAATTACTAATTTAATCATTAACAACAAAGCCGGGCAAACGCCCGGCTTCATAATCTATAAGGAGTATGTGTTCACGCTAATTACCGAATTTTTTACTGGTTCCGCTTTTTTCATAAAAGGCTTTATAGTCCTTGATATTAAGCATATCATAAATGGCTTGCTTTTTATCTGCGCTATTATCATAGTAGCCTTTGCAAATCTGGTAACCAACCCAATATCCCAGATCGGATGGTTTATCGGCAGTTTCCTGATTGGAATTGGCTATCCAGTTATAGGCCCGTTTTAAATACATTTCTTTCTCAAAATCGGCCCATATTTGCTTTTCATGGCCTTTTGCCCATACATGCAGACGCTCATTGGCAGTGCGGCTAGATATCAGCTCACCTAAAAAATCGGCCATGCCTTCAACCAAAACAGCCCTTAGTAAAGTAGTATCGCCGCCTAACATGCCACCCTGGTTATAATGAATGAGTTCATGCGCTACGAGGTTTGGCAGGTAGTCGAGTTTTCCAAAATTATTTTTTTCCCAAAGGCTAAGCTCATCCACAGGTATATCAGCCGTACGCACTGCCTGGTCAAGCCCAATAAGCAGACCGTTATCTGTTGATGTACCGCCGGATGAAAATGAGCCGATAATAAAGTAAACATCAGGAAGTTTGCCCTGAGCATAGATCTCTTTAAATTTCGCGAATGATGCCATCATTTGCGGCTTTTGCTTATCTACAGTGAACGTGTTTTTGCGGATGGCTGCATAAAACTTCGGTTTTTTATCGTGCCCTCTTACAAACCTTTTCATGCTCACAACTTTGTAAGCAAAATAATCCTGCAAGCCCGGCGACCCCGGGTCAACGTAGTATTGCCTGTAAATTTTGAGGCGATTGGCCGTGTCTTTTTGAGCAAGGTCATAAGCTGTCCAGAAATTTTTAACATCCGTTGTTACCAAATGAACTTTTGACGGATCATCGGTGAACCCTTTTGTTTTTTCTACGGAGTTTAGCAGCGGCCGCCAATCCGGCATTTGATGCAGCGAATTCAGGTCGGAATCTGTTACCAGGTGTGCAGCATTTTTATAACCGCTGCTTGCTGCCAATTTCAGTATGGTCATGGCGCTATCCGCTTTACCGGCAAGGGCGTAGCAACAGGCGGCATTATAATAATCGCCGGTGGCAGAGGCCTTAAACTCAGCTTGCCTGGCCGATTGCAGGTAACAACTGCCCGCCTGGATAAAGTTTTTTGCCTCGTACAGGCTATCGCCCTTGCTGCTCAGGCTTTTTTGTCCAAATACTGCGGAGCATAGCAGCGTAAAGAAAAAGGTCAGGTATTTATACATAAGCTAAAAATAGCAAAATGAAAATAAAAAGCCGGGCAGCGCCCGGCTTCTAATCATAAATCAAATTTAGAAAAATCCGAAATCGAAATTCCGAAATCCGAAATCAAAGGTTTCCTCGTGCTTCCTGTTCGCGTTCAATAGCTTCAAACAAAGCTTTGAAATTACCGGCACCGAATGATTTGGCACCCTTGCGCTGAATAATCTCAAAGAACAGGGTCGGCCTGTCTTCTACTGGTTTGGTGAAGATCTGCAGCAGGTAGCCTTCGTCATCACGGTCAACCAAAATACCTAAGTGCTTTAAAGGTTCAAGGTCTTCGTCGATGTGGCCTACACGATCAAGCAGATCGTCGTAATAGGTAGACGGCACCTTTAAAAATTCAACACCCCGGCTTTGCAATTCGGTTACCGTAGCTACAATATCATGGGTAGCAAGGGCGAGGTGTTGTACCCCTTCATCTTCATAAAATTCCAGATATTCCTCAATCTGCGATTTCTTTTTGCCTTCGGCCGGCTCATTGATCGGGAATTTTACATAGCCATTCCCGTTGCTCATCACCTTACTCATTAAAGCCGAATACTCGGTTGAAATCATTTTATCATCAAAGGTGAGGATATTCCTGAAGCCTAAAACTTCCTCATAAAAATTAACCCATTCATTCATTTTATGCCAGCCTACGTTACCTACGCAATGGTCAACATATAGCAGACCTGTATCGGTTGGATTAAAGGTATTTTCGAGTTTTTGGTAGCCGGGCAAAAACAAGCCATTGTAGTTTTTACGTTCTACAAACATATGAACGGTTTCGCCATAAAGTTTAATACCGCTGGTACGTACCTCTCCATGTTCGTCGGTTAAAGTTTGCGGTTGCTGATAGGCCTCGGCACCGCGCTTAGTAGTTTGCTCAAAGGCATCATATGCATCATCAACCCAAAGGGCCAGTACTTTTACGCCATCGCCATGTTTTTTGATGTGCTCGGCAATGGGGTGGCTGGAGTGAAGGGGGGTAGTAAGCACAATCCTGATCTTGCCCTGCTGTAAAACATATGAGGCACGGTCTCGCACGCCGGTTTCAGGTCCTGCATAAGCCAGGTTTTGAAAGCCGAAAGCGCTTTTATAATAATGGGCCGCCTGCTTGGCGTTGCCTACATAAAATTCAACATAATCCGTACCGTTAAGGGGCAGGAAATCGGTTGTGGTTTGTTGTTTATCTAAAGTTTGAGTAGTCATTTTAATTAAATTAAATATGTCATTACGAGGAGGAACGACGAAGCAATCGCATGCTATACAGGGCGAATATGCTTCCGTGCGGTTGCCACGCTTCGCTCGTAATGATATAGCGGTTAATATTGCCAGCTTTTATAATAATTTTCATCCTCTATCCTGATCGCGTCCTCTGTTAACATTAGTGGCCTGAATGGATCTATCATTA includes:
- a CDS encoding YciI family protein — its product is MKKALLIIASVALSLNCLAQSSPAAKPVYDAALAKKLGADDYGMKKYVMAFLKEGPTQLKDSAANMQLQMAHLKNIGRLAAEGKLVVAGPFLDNQPLRGIFIFNVETVEEAKKLTETDPAIKAGALVMELHPFYCSAALMQVVPIHNTLQKKSMTN
- a CDS encoding type II toxin-antitoxin system RelE/ParE family toxin, with translation MAKTIIWNRKASDKFNSIIAYLEQEWGESVTKNFVINTYKIIELIANYPEMGTLENKEKQIRGFVITKHNTLFYRIEEDKIILITFFDNRQNPIKKPKG
- a CDS encoding TPR end-of-group domain-containing protein — encoded protein: MYKYLTFFFTLLCSAVFGQKSLSSKGDSLYEAKNFIQAGSCYLQSARQAEFKASATGDYYNAACCYALAGKADSAMTILKLAASSGYKNAAHLVTDSDLNSLHQMPDWRPLLNSVEKTKGFTDDPSKVHLVTTDVKNFWTAYDLAQKDTANRLKIYRQYYVDPGSPGLQDYFAYKVVSMKRFVRGHDKKPKFYAAIRKNTFTVDKQKPQMMASFAKFKEIYAQGKLPDVYFIIGSFSSGGTSTDNGLLIGLDQAVRTADIPVDELSLWEKNNFGKLDYLPNLVAHELIHYNQGGMLGGDTTLLRAVLVEGMADFLGELISSRTANERLHVWAKGHEKQIWADFEKEMYLKRAYNWIANSNQETADKPSDLGYWVGYQICKGYYDNSADKKQAIYDMLNIKDYKAFYEKSGTSKKFGN
- the hppD gene encoding 4-hydroxyphenylpyruvate dioxygenase, which gives rise to MTTQTLDKQQTTTDFLPLNGTDYVEFYVGNAKQAAHYYKSAFGFQNLAYAGPETGVRDRASYVLQQGKIRIVLTTPLHSSHPIAEHIKKHGDGVKVLALWVDDAYDAFEQTTKRGAEAYQQPQTLTDEHGEVRTSGIKLYGETVHMFVERKNYNGLFLPGYQKLENTFNPTDTGLLYVDHCVGNVGWHKMNEWVNFYEEVLGFRNILTFDDKMISTEYSALMSKVMSNGNGYVKFPINEPAEGKKKSQIEEYLEFYEDEGVQHLALATHDIVATVTELQSRGVEFLKVPSTYYDDLLDRVGHIDEDLEPLKHLGILVDRDDEGYLLQIFTKPVEDRPTLFFEIIQRKGAKSFGAGNFKALFEAIEREQEARGNL